One genomic region from Rosa rugosa chromosome 1, drRosRugo1.1, whole genome shotgun sequence encodes:
- the LOC133715427 gene encoding uncharacterized protein LOC133715427 isoform X1 yields MERDRDALCVPPLSSMADPLVARCLYSGKGYMIPLNQCMSYSELYEDIFRTFQFFPSDVIELQYSVPGYEVCFLRNDRDFQMLFCSARIHRLECVDISVLKIGGGCSRTCSVDSGSEVIDEDDYLGDAFRTEVHNTYLSDEWSSYIHHVGDKFHGAAELREKLRKYAIAVGFEFVFLRNDLDRIHAICANVGTEGCDWHLRACSSSTNGCLYITELNNIHTCKGVVRTQKHKLLGSKVVKTCIAADVSYNLSLKPREIMSKFKSTYGFDISYKVALKAKHMANEAIYGFDADSFSKLSWYKEAVLQSNPDSSFVLEVDPSTNRFQRLFVAYGGCVEGFQFCLPVLYVDGTFGKSIYKGQILSATGRNGNQGFYPLAICFCDSETDANWTFFFKHLKSLLEPQGRVITFISDRGIGLLSAFEKVFPGNPHLFCYKHLVVNLPVNIGVKVILS; encoded by the exons ATGGAGCGAGATCGAGATGCTCTTTGTGTTCCTCCACTGAG CTCTATGGCTGATCCTCTGGTTGCTAGGTGCCTTTACTCTGGCAAAGGTTATATGATTCCTTTGAATCAATGTATGAGCTACTCTGAGTTGTATGAAGACATTTTCCGTACATTCCAGTTTTTTCCAAGTGATGTTATTGAGCTTCAGTATTCAGTTCCTGGTTATGAAGTTTGTTTTCTTCGTAATGACCGTGATTTCCAGATGCTGTTTTGCTCTGCTAGAATACATAGGTTAGAGTGTGTCGATATTTCAGTTTTAAAGATTGGGGGAGGTTGTAGCAGAACTTGTTCAGTGGATAGTGGTTCGGAAGTTATTGATGAAGATGATTATTTGGGTGATGCATTCAGGACTGAAGTTCACAATACGTATTTGTCTGATGAGTGGAGTTCTTATATTCATCATGTCGGGGATAAGTTTCATGGTGCTGCTGAGCTCCGTGAGAAGCTCAGGAAGTATGCAATTGCAGTTGGTTTCGAGTTTGTATTCCTGAGAAATGATTTGGACCGTATTCATGCAATCTGTGCAAATGTTGGAACTGAAGGTTGTGATTGGCATCTTCGCGCTTGTTCATCATCTACCAATGGTTGCCTTTATATAACAGAGTTGAATAATATTCACACTTGCAAGGGTGTAGTTAGGACTCAAAAGCACAAGCTTttgggatccaaggttgtcaagaCTTGCATTGCTGCTGATGTTAGCTATAATCTTTCATTGAAGCCAAGGGAGATTATGAGCAAGTTCAAATCAACATATGGGTTTGATATTTCCTACAAGGTTGCCTTGAAAGCAAAGCATATGGCTAATGAAGCGATTTATGGTTTCGATGCAGACTCGTTCAGCAAGTTATCTTGGTATAAGGAAGCTGTTTTGCAAAGTAACCCGGACTcttcttttgtgttggaagttgACCCATCTACAAATCGTTTTCAGAGGCTTTTCGTAGCTTACGGAGGTTGTGTTGAAGGCTTCCAATTCTGTTTGCCTGTGTTGTATGTTGATGGAACGTTTGGTAAAAGCATTTACAAGGGTCAGATTCTTTCTGCAACTGGAAGGAATGGAAATCAAG GTTTCTACCCTCTAGCCATATGTTTTTGTGATTCTGAGACAGATGCAAACTGGACATTCTTTTTCAAGCATTTGAAGAGTTTGCTTGAACCTCAAGGAAGAGTTATCACATTTATTAGTGATCGGGGTATTGGTTTGTTGAGTGCTTTCGAAAAGGTATTTCCTGGTAATCCTCATCTGTTTTGTTACAAGCACTTGGTGGTGAACCTGCCGGTAAATATAGGGGTAAAAGTAATTCTGTCTTGA
- the LOC133715427 gene encoding uncharacterized protein LOC133715427 isoform X3 — MAGAGKCLLVTGPPGVGKTTLIVKVFETLKSSNPNLKIQGFYTSEVRQGGERVGFQVVTLDGRTAPLASSTISSPESLRWPTVGKYKVDVASFESLAVPELQVREDTDLFVIDEVGKMELFSSSFFPAVLRVLESNVPVLASVPIPKVGRDIPAGFYPLAICFCDSETDANWTFFFKHLKSLLEPQGRVITFISDRGIGLLSAFEKVFPGNPHLFCYKHLVVNLPVNIGVKVILS, encoded by the exons ATGGCAGGTGCCGGAAAATGCTTGCTGGTGACTGGACCTCCG GGTGTTGGTAAAACCACTCTAATAGTGAAAGTCTTTGAAACCCTGAAATCCTCAAACCCTAACTTAAAGATTCAGGGTTTCTACACCA GTGAGGTTAGACAAGGAGGTGAGAGAGTTGGGTTCCAGGTGGTCACATTAGACGGCCGTACCGCTCCGCTCGCCTCATCCACCATTTCCAG CCCTGAATCTTTGAGATGGCCCACTGTGGGGAAGTACAAAGTAGATGTTGCGTCGTTTGAGTCCTTGGCAGTTCCTGAATTGCAG GTAAGAGAAGATACTGACCTATTTGTCATCGATGAAGTCGGTAAGATGGAGTTGTTCAGTTCATCTTTCTTCCCTGCTGTCTTAAGAGTGCTGGAATCCAATGTTCCGGTCTTGGCGTCAGTTCCAATTCCAAAAGTTGGCCGCGATATACCCGCAG GTTTCTACCCTCTAGCCATATGTTTTTGTGATTCTGAGACAGATGCAAACTGGACATTCTTTTTCAAGCATTTGAAGAGTTTGCTTGAACCTCAAGGAAGAGTTATCACATTTATTAGTGATCGGGGTATTGGTTTGTTGAGTGCTTTCGAAAAGGTATTTCCTGGTAATCCTCATCTGTTTTGTTACAAGCACTTGGTGGTGAACCTGCCGGTAAATATAGGGGTAAAAGTAATTCTGTCTTGA
- the LOC133715427 gene encoding uncharacterized protein LOC133715427 isoform X5: MAGAGKCLLVTGPPGVGKTTLIVKVFETLKSSNPNLKIQGFYTSEVRQGGERVGFQVVTLDGRTAPLASSTISSPESLRWPTVGKYKVDVASFESLAVPELQVREDTDLFVIDEVGKMELFSSSFFPAVLRVLESNVPVLASVPIPKVGRDIPAALWLILWLLGAFTLAKVI, translated from the exons ATGGCAGGTGCCGGAAAATGCTTGCTGGTGACTGGACCTCCG GGTGTTGGTAAAACCACTCTAATAGTGAAAGTCTTTGAAACCCTGAAATCCTCAAACCCTAACTTAAAGATTCAGGGTTTCTACACCA GTGAGGTTAGACAAGGAGGTGAGAGAGTTGGGTTCCAGGTGGTCACATTAGACGGCCGTACCGCTCCGCTCGCCTCATCCACCATTTCCAG CCCTGAATCTTTGAGATGGCCCACTGTGGGGAAGTACAAAGTAGATGTTGCGTCGTTTGAGTCCTTGGCAGTTCCTGAATTGCAG GTAAGAGAAGATACTGACCTATTTGTCATCGATGAAGTCGGTAAGATGGAGTTGTTCAGTTCATCTTTCTTCCCTGCTGTCTTAAGAGTGCTGGAATCCAATGTTCCGGTCTTGGCGTCAGTTCCAATTCCAAAAGTTGGCCGCGATATACCCGCAG CTCTATGGCTGATCCTCTGGTTGCTAGGTGCCTTTACTCTGGCAAAGGTTATATGA
- the LOC133715427 gene encoding F-box protein At2g17036 isoform X2, translated as MASDLSVELLEKVGKCLNLTNDISRFRAVCRSWRSSVPPFTKNKQQLLSPIRGPIQLPKYPDSNGNWPKMLNLTKRVIYHVSHSSSTWVVTVKLKESGEIDRTLDPLFQCPFSREQFPETFPEAFNLLDEDVLVVELAEAYGLRDISEAGCDYRVAMSFNPSCPALMVVVNGLLYHCNLGVDPIPMLKPVEGLAAYPWLEDVIYYEEKFYAVASDAITVVLDSNSLQVVDILVKTRMLGRERHRKYLVESAGDVFLVKKVRHLNYRVFKLNAIEKCWVEMEDDWDWDGRILIIDSDDGCFFPSAQDFPRIGHGNNSSVYFYHPNYTHWAQSCIVR; from the coding sequence ATGGCTAGTGATCTTTCAGTTGAATTGTTAGAGAAAGTTGGAAAGTGCCTTAACTTGACCAACGATATTTCTCGATTCCGTGCTGTTTGTCGGTCATGGCGGTCCTCTGTTCCTCCCTTTACAAAAAATAAGCAGCAGCTCCTCTCTCCCATCAGAGGTCCCATACAACTCCCCAAGTATCCTGATAGTAATGGAAACTGGCCTAAGATGTTGAACCTCACCAAGAGGGTGATCTATCATGTGTCCCACAGTTCAAGTACATGGGTTGTTACTGTCAAACTAAAAGAATCGGGTGAAATTGATCGTACGCTAGATCCACTCTTTCAATGCCCATTCTCGCGTGAGCAGTTCCCTGAGACATTCCCAGAGGCGTTCAACTTATTGGATGAAGATGTTCTGGTAGTTGAATTGGCAGAAGCTTATGGTCTAAGAGACATTAGTGAGGCTGGTTGTGATTATAGAGTGGCTATGTCCTTCAATCCTAGTTGTCCTGCACTCATGGTCGTTGTCAATGGATTGTTGTACCACTGTAATTTAGGTGTTGATCCCATTCCAATGTTAAAACCAGTGGAAGGTCTAGCAGCATACCCTTGGCTCGAAGATGTTATTTATTATGAGGAAAAATTTTATGCTGTTGCCAGTGATGCGATCACAGTAGTGCTGGATTCGAATTCTTTGCAGGTGGTGGATATACTTGTGAAGACTCGGATGTTGGGCCGTGAACGCCACAGGAAGTATTTGGTGGAATCAGCTGGAGATGTTTTTTTGGTTAAGAAAGTGCGTCACCTTAACTACAGAGTTTTTAAGTTGAATGCAATTGAGAAGTGCTGGGTTGAGATGGAGGACGATTGGGATTGGGATGGTCGAATATTGATCATAGATTCGGATGATGGCTGCTTCTTTCCTTCTGCTCAAGATTTCCCCAGAATTGGGCATGGGAACAATAGTTCTGTTTATTTCTATCATCCCAACTATACGCACTGGGCTCAATCTTGCATAGTTAGATGA
- the LOC133715427 gene encoding uncharacterized protein LOC133715427 isoform X7, whose translation MAGAGKCLLVTGPPGVGKTTLIVKVFETLKSSNPNLKIQGFYTSEVRQGGERVGFQVVTLDGRTAPLASSTISSPESLRWPTVGKYKVDVASFESLAVPELQVREDTDLFVIDEVGKMELFSSSFFPAVLRVLESNVPVLASVPIPKVGRDIPAGMHSYINFH comes from the exons ATGGCAGGTGCCGGAAAATGCTTGCTGGTGACTGGACCTCCG GGTGTTGGTAAAACCACTCTAATAGTGAAAGTCTTTGAAACCCTGAAATCCTCAAACCCTAACTTAAAGATTCAGGGTTTCTACACCA GTGAGGTTAGACAAGGAGGTGAGAGAGTTGGGTTCCAGGTGGTCACATTAGACGGCCGTACCGCTCCGCTCGCCTCATCCACCATTTCCAG CCCTGAATCTTTGAGATGGCCCACTGTGGGGAAGTACAAAGTAGATGTTGCGTCGTTTGAGTCCTTGGCAGTTCCTGAATTGCAG GTAAGAGAAGATACTGACCTATTTGTCATCGATGAAGTCGGTAAGATGGAGTTGTTCAGTTCATCTTTCTTCCCTGCTGTCTTAAGAGTGCTGGAATCCAATGTTCCGGTCTTGGCGTCAGTTCCAATTCCAAAAGTTGGCCGCGATATACCCGCAG GCATGCACTCCTATATAAACTTCCATTAG
- the LOC133715427 gene encoding uncharacterized protein LOC133715427 isoform X4 has protein sequence MAGAGKCLLVTGPPGVGKTTLIVKVFETLKSSNPNLKIQGFYTSEVRQGGERVGFQVVTLDGRTAPLASSTISSPESLRWPTVGKYKVDVASFESLAVPELQVREDTDLFVIDEVGKMELFSSSFFPAVLRVLESNVPVLASVPIPKVGRDIPAVARLKNHPGATIFTLSQSNRDATKELIYSQLVDLLRKQ, from the exons ATGGCAGGTGCCGGAAAATGCTTGCTGGTGACTGGACCTCCG GGTGTTGGTAAAACCACTCTAATAGTGAAAGTCTTTGAAACCCTGAAATCCTCAAACCCTAACTTAAAGATTCAGGGTTTCTACACCA GTGAGGTTAGACAAGGAGGTGAGAGAGTTGGGTTCCAGGTGGTCACATTAGACGGCCGTACCGCTCCGCTCGCCTCATCCACCATTTCCAG CCCTGAATCTTTGAGATGGCCCACTGTGGGGAAGTACAAAGTAGATGTTGCGTCGTTTGAGTCCTTGGCAGTTCCTGAATTGCAG GTAAGAGAAGATACTGACCTATTTGTCATCGATGAAGTCGGTAAGATGGAGTTGTTCAGTTCATCTTTCTTCCCTGCTGTCTTAAGAGTGCTGGAATCCAATGTTCCGGTCTTGGCGTCAGTTCCAATTCCAAAAGTTGGCCGCGATATACCCGCAG TTGCAAGGTTAAAGAATCATCCGGGTGCAACAATTTTTACACTGAGCCAAAGTAATCGAGATGCCACTAAAGAACTGATATACTCCCAATTGGTAGACTTACTGAGAAAACAATAG
- the LOC133715427 gene encoding uncharacterized protein LOC133715427 isoform X6 encodes MAGAGKCLLVTGPPGVGKTTLIVKVFETLKSSNPNLKIQGFYTSEVRQGGERVGFQVVTLDGRTAPLASSTISSPESLRWPTVGKYKVDVASFESLAVPELQVREDTDLFVIDEVGKMELFSSSFFPAVLRVLESNVPVLASVPIPKVGRDIPAEGGKALKGDSLCNHLLQF; translated from the exons ATGGCAGGTGCCGGAAAATGCTTGCTGGTGACTGGACCTCCG GGTGTTGGTAAAACCACTCTAATAGTGAAAGTCTTTGAAACCCTGAAATCCTCAAACCCTAACTTAAAGATTCAGGGTTTCTACACCA GTGAGGTTAGACAAGGAGGTGAGAGAGTTGGGTTCCAGGTGGTCACATTAGACGGCCGTACCGCTCCGCTCGCCTCATCCACCATTTCCAG CCCTGAATCTTTGAGATGGCCCACTGTGGGGAAGTACAAAGTAGATGTTGCGTCGTTTGAGTCCTTGGCAGTTCCTGAATTGCAG GTAAGAGAAGATACTGACCTATTTGTCATCGATGAAGTCGGTAAGATGGAGTTGTTCAGTTCATCTTTCTTCCCTGCTGTCTTAAGAGTGCTGGAATCCAATGTTCCGGTCTTGGCGTCAGTTCCAATTCCAAAAGTTGGCCGCGATATACCCGCAG AGGGGGGAAAGGCATTAAAAGGTGATTCCTTGTGCAATCATTTGCTTCAGTTTTGA
- the LOC133715474 gene encoding HMG1/2-like protein has protein sequence MKGGKSRAAAPKRSDTKLKTKSAGASKPAKKAGKDPNKPKRPASAFFVFMEEFREKYKKEHPNNKSVAAVGKAGGEKWKSLSDAEKAPYQAKAEKRKVEYNKNMDVYNKKQAEGDNGVEEEESDKSKSEVNDEDEDDDESGGEDEDDDE, from the exons ATGAAAGGTGGGAAATCCAGAGCCGCGGCTCCGAAACGGTCCGATACAAA GTTAAAGACCAAAAGCGCTGGGGCGAGCAAGCCAGCCAAGAAGGCTGGGAAAGATCCAAACAAGCCCAAGAGGCCTGCGAGTGCCTTCTTCGTTTTCAT GGAGGAGTTCCGAGAGAAGTACAAGAAGGAACATCCCAACAACAAATCTGTCGCCGCT GTTGGTAAAGCTGGTGGTGAGAAATGGAAATCGTTGTCTGATGCT GAGAAAGCACCCTACCAGGCCAAGGCAGAGAAGAGGAAGGTTGAATACAACAAGAACATGGACGTTTACAACAAGAAACAA GCTGAAGGAGACAATGGAGTTGAGGAAGAGGAGTCTGACAAGTCCAAGTCAGAAGTGAACGATGAGGATGAGGACGATGATGAGAGTGGTGGCGAG gatgaagatgatgatgagtag
- the LOC133727158 gene encoding protein GET1 — MGEVAETLSEHRISAAAPVIFLIVVAFQFVSRWLEQLKQRGPKTAEETRLRREIKELLKEASSLSQPSTFAQAAKLRRMATAKEKELANYQELHGKEIKGSYDLYLKVLFISKVLTYLVLVCWFWRVPVASISQQLLQPFGKVISWRAGGGVLNGNVMVGIVPWLILSTRVSKFVCRLFKF; from the exons ATGGGTGAGGTGGCGGAAACCCTATCGGAGCACCGAATCTCGGCCGCAGCTCCGGTCATCTTCCTGATCGTCGTCGCTTTCCAGTTCGTCTCTAGGTGGCTCGAACAGTTAAAGCAG AGAGGACCAAAGACTGCTGAGGAAACTCGGCTGCGGAGAGAGATCAAAGAGCTTTTGAAAGAGGCAAGCTCCTTGTCACA GCCATCAACATTTGCACAGGCTGCAAAACTTAGGAGGATGGCAACTGCTAAGGAGAAAGAACTTGCAAACT ATCAAGAGTTACATGGCAAGGAGATAAAGGGTTCATATGATTTGTATCTGAAAGTTTTGTTCATCTCCAAG GTCTTGACATATCTTGTGCTGGTTTGCTGGTTTTGGAGGGTTCCAGTTGCCTCTATATCACAACAACTGCTTCAACCCTTTG GGAAGGTGATATCATGGAGGGCTGGAGGAGGAGTATTAAACGGAAATGTTATG GTGGGAATTGTTCCTTGGTTGATATTGTCTACCAGGGTGAGCAAATTTGTCTGTCGACTCTTCAAGTTCTAG
- the LOC133738690 gene encoding protein ACCELERATED CELL DEATH 6-like, which yields MESTDWKRNKRGLIKSGARLGQRVSRDKDDDTEVHVKKGDEDPLYKEIKESHLVVSTLITTVAFAAAFTMPGGYQSEKGPDQGFAVLSRNAAFKAFVITNTLAMSMSACAVMIRLFSSTKGEVLVSQSFDIALSLTSDAMHYMWIAFLTGTYAVLGGHSLGLAIAYRYNLTMPMK from the exons ATGGAGAGCACTGATTGGAAG AGGAATAAACGAGGTTTGATAAAGTCTGGTGCAAGATTAGGTCAACGAGTGTCAAGAGACAAAGATGATGACACGGAAGTCCATGTAAAGAAAGGTGACGAAGACCCTCTATACAAGGAAATAAAAGAATCTCATTTGGTAGTGTCCACACTCATAACAACTGTAGCCTTCGCAGCAGCTTTCACTATGCCTGGTGGTTACCAAAGTGAAAAAGGGCCAGATCAAGGTTTTGCTGTTCTATCAAGAAATGCAGCTTTCAAGGCGTTTGTGATAACAAATACATTAGCCATGAGTATGTCCGCTTGTGCCGTCATGATACGCCTTTTCTCGTCGACGAAAGGGGAGGTTCTTGTATCACAATCATTTGACATCGCTCTATCTCTTACCTCTGATGCAATGCATTATATGTGGATTGCATTCCTTACCGGTACCTACGCAGTATTAGGAGGTCATTCATTAGGACTAGCCATCGCG TATAGGTATAACCTAACAATGCCGATGAAGTGA
- the LOC133727159 gene encoding uncharacterized protein LOC133727159 → MNPSNSAETEISSPTSAYHATMLEETNAVFCSEWNQQKSTPIKRSLSGMDTKVFKEARDGNIDALREHNDHLHQKLTPTKNTVLHVYIACVGSAKLTKSEEELLKSAEIVREMLQMSQWLLLQPNESGDTALHLAARHGCADIVGVLIQAAKDWHGDLEEGISSKESCYRFLIRRPNEEKNTALHEAVRFNHLDVVKILTREDPDFRYSANDAGETPLYIAAERGYYDLVSEILHTCTNSSYQGPVGLTALHAAAIYNDEQITRRLLETERTLAIASDDRGLTPLHMAAYMGRVSIVKQILECDNSTAYIVNNYKMTPVHYAAIAGHVDVLVELIFYCPDSFELVDHEGRNALHFAIINDKHGVEEFVRKDPWLSSVLLNGKDSVGNTPLHYIVTSQKYPGLKFIHDSRVDKMAFNKKK, encoded by the exons atgaatccCTCTAATTCAGCTGAGACGGAGATCAGTAGTCCAACATCGGCCTATCATGCCACGATGCTGGAGGAGACCAACGCAGTGTTTTGTTCTGAATGGAATCAGCAGAAATCTACACCGATCAAGAGAAGCTTAAGCGGCATGGATACTAAGGTGTTCAAGGAGGCACGAGATGGAAATATCGATGCCCTTAGAGAACATAATGATCATCTTCACCAAAAATTGACTCCAACCAAAAACACAGTCCTCCATGTCTATATAGCATGCGTAGGCAGTGCAAAGTTGACCAAGTCTGAAGAAGAATTGTTGAAGTCAGCCGAGATTGTAAGGGAGATGCTTCAAATGTCCCAGTGGTTACTGTTGCAGCCAAACGAGAGCGGTGATACTGCGTTACACTTGGCGGCAAGACATGGATGTGCTGACATAGTTGGCGTTCTTATTCAGGCTGCAAAAGACTGGCATGGCGACCTCGAGGAAGGTATCTCATCAAAGGAATCATGCTACCGGTTTCTCATAAGAAGACCTAACGAGGAGAAAAACACAGCCTTGCACGAGGCAGTGCGGTTCAATCACCTTGATGTGGTTAAGATATTGACTAGGGAGGACCCCGATTTTCGGTACTCTGCTAATGATGCTGGTGAAACTCCACTCTACATAGCTGCCGAGAGGGGATATTACGATTTGGTTTCTGAAATACTCCATACTTGCACGAATTCATCTTACCAAGGACCCGTTGGTTTAACAGCTTTACACGCTGCAGCTATCTACAATGATGAAC AAATAACGAGAAGATTACTTGAGACGGAAAGGACGCTAGCAATAGCATCTGACGACCGAGGATTGACTCCACTTCATATGGCTGCATATATGGGTCGCGTTTCAATTGTGAAACAAATACTAGAATGTGATAATTCCACTGCCTACATTGTCAACAATTACAAGATGACACCCGTTCATTATGCAGCCATTGCTGGGCATGTAGATGTACTGGTGGAGCTTATTTTCTACTGCCCTGACAGTTTCGAATTGGTGGACCATGAGGGTCGCAATGCCTTGCATTTTGCAATTATCAATGATAAACATGGAGTAGAAGAGTTTGTTCGGAAAGATCCATGGCTTAGTAGCGTCCTTTTAAATGGCAAAGATTCTGTCGGAAACACACCTCTCCATTATATTGTTACTTCTCAAAAATACCCCGGCTTGAAATTTATCCATGATTCAAGAGTTGATAAGATGgcattcaacaaaaaaaaataa
- the LOC133715493 gene encoding uncharacterized protein LOC133715493, protein MYGSRGAMLGGGGLSDVYEVGSKRPRMMESNPYFAVGSSARGFQPFGGYGGGFQLPAFPVVRLRGLPFNCSDIDIFKFFAGLDIVDVLLVNKGGRFSGEAFVVFAGPLQVELALQRDRQNMGRRYVEVFTCKRQDYYNAVAAEVSYEGIYDNDFQGSPPPPKSSKRFNDKEKMEYTEILKLRGLPFSVKRSQIIDFFGDFKVIEDRVHIACRPDGKATGEAYVEFVSAEEAKKAMSKDKMMIGSRYVELFPSTPDEARRAESRSRQ, encoded by the exons ATGTACGGATCGAGAGG GGCAATGTTGGGAGGCGGGGGGTTATCGGACGTGTACGAGGTCGGCTCAAAGAGACCAAGAATGATGGAATCAAATCCCTACTTCGCAGTTGGCAGCAGTGCAAGGGGATTTCAACCTTTCGGTGGCTATGGTGGTGGCTTCCAACTTCCTGCTTTTCCCGTGGTCCGTCTTAGGGGGCTTCCTTTCAACTGCTCGGACATTGACATCTTCAAGTTCTTTGCTGGACTGGATATTGTGGATGTGTTGCTGGTCAACAAGGGTGGACGCTTTTCAGGAGAGGCCTTTGTTGTCTTTGCTGGACCTTTGCAGGTTGAGTTAGCTCTTCAAAGAGACCGGCAGAACATGGGGCGTAGGTATGTTGAAGTTTTCACATGCAAGAGGCAGGATTACTACAATGCTGTTGCAGCAGAGGTCAGCTATGAAGGGATTTATGATAATGATTTTCAAGGAAGTCCTCCTCCACCTAAATCGTCAAAGCGGTTCAATGATAAGGAGAAAATGGAATACACTGAGATATTGAAGTTGCGTGGTCTACCTTTCTCTGTAAAAAGATCTcaaattattgatttttttggAGATTTCAAGGTCATTGAAGATAGAGTACATATTGCTTGCCGCCCAGATGGAAAAGCTACCGGAGAGGCATACGTGGAGTTTGTTTCTGCAGAAGAGGCTAAAAAGGCGATGTCCAAGGACAAGATGATGATTGGTTCCAGGTATGTGGAGCTGTTTCCATCAACACCAGATGAAGCTAGACGGGCAGAATCCAGATCAAGGCAGTGA